The following are encoded together in the Primulina tabacum isolate GXHZ01 chromosome 18, ASM2559414v2, whole genome shotgun sequence genome:
- the LOC142533163 gene encoding secretory carrier-associated membrane protein 4-like yields MNRRNDPNPFDEEEPEVNPFSNGGAAAASKSRIPKAVASTLGFGQKHDATVDIPLDTMNNSKSKEKELASWEADLNRRERDIKRREDAVSSAGVTVDDKNWPPFFPIIHHDISKEIPVHAQRLQYLAFASWLGIVLCLSFNVLAVIVCWVQGGGVKIFFLAMIYALMGCPLSYVLWYRPLYRAMRTDSALKFGWFFLFYLLHIAFCIFAAIAPPVVFRGKSLTGILAAIDVFSDHVLAGIFFLVGFALFCIESLLSLWVVQKVYMYFRGNK; encoded by the exons ATGAATCGTAGAAACGATCCGAATCCGTTTGATGAGGAAGAACCTGAAGTCAACCCATTCTCG AATGGCGGCGCAGCTGCAGCGTCAAAATCACGCATCCCTAAGGCGGTTGCCAGTACCCTGGGTTTCGGCCAGAAACACGATGCTACTGTGGACATACCATTGGATACCATGAAT AACTCGAAGAGCAAGGAAAAAGAACTCGCCTCTTGGGAAGCAGATTTGAACAGGAGAGAAAGG GATATTAAACGCAGGGAAGATGCTGTTTCCAGTG CTGGTGTCACAGTGGATGATAAAAATTGGCCTCCATTTTTTCCCATCATACACCATGATATATCCAAGGAAATACCAGTTCATGCTCAGAGGTTGCAGTATCTGGCTTTTGCAAGTTGGTTAG GTATCGTCCTTTGCCTTTCGTTCAATGTCCTTGCTGTCATTGTTTGTTGGGTACAGGGTGGTG GTGTCAAGATCTTTTTCCTTGCAATGATATATGCCTTGATGGGATGCCCACTTTCATACGTCTTATGGTACAGGCCACTGTATCGGGCAATGAG GACTGATAGTGCTCTAAAATTTGGCTGGTTTTTCTTGTTCTATCTG CTCCACATTGCTTTCTGCATCTTTGCGGCAATTGCACCTCCTGTTGTTTTTCGTGGGAAATCACTGAC GGGCATCCTTGCTGCAATTGATGTTTTCTCTGACCATGTGTTGGCTGGG ATATTTTTCCTTGTTGGGTTCGCGCTGTTTTGCATAGAATCTTTACTGAGCTTGTGGGTAGTCCAG AAAGTATATATGTATTTCAGGGGGAACAAGTAA
- the LOC142532452 gene encoding uncharacterized protein LOC142532452, protein MAVNPNFNDALFLHPSDTPGTNLVSDKLIGTENYGVWNRAMLIALRAKNNIGFIDGTCKRSNAGSPTAQQWEMCNALVLSWIINTVSKDIFRGIVYATEAYVVWSDLKEQFDKVNGSRIFALHREIGRLTQGDSTIFVYFCKLKQLWDEYSSLVTLPSGECATSRTYIEHDQHQRLLQFLMGLNESYLQIRSQILMMTPLPTVGQAFSIISQEESHRAMISVEAPVAVFFSHQSRRDPQQKEVLKCDYCNWNGHTRATCYRLNGYPPGHKMFKPQGKCVPQKTFMKNRRQQLDANAIE, encoded by the coding sequence atggcTGTGAATCCTAATTTCAATGATGCGTTGTTTCTACATCCTTCGGACACTCCAGGTACGAATCTTGTTAGTGATAAGTTGATAGGTACTGAGAATTACGGTGTATGGAATCGTGCGATGTTAATTGCGTTGCGCGCAAAGAATAATATAGGATTTATTGATGGCACTTGTAAACGCTCCAATGCTGGATCTCCTACAGCACAACAATGGGAGATGTGTAATGCTCTGGTCCTATCTTGGATCATCAATACAGTTTCGAAAGATATATTTCGAGGCATTGTGTACGCCACTGAAGCGTATGTGGTTTGGTCTGACCTAAAAGAACAATTTGACAAGGTAAATGGATCACGAATTTTTGCATTGCATCGAGAAATCGGAAGGCTCACACAAGGAGACAGTACGATTTTCGTTTATTTTTGCAAGCTGAAACAATTATGGGATGAATATTCCTCCTTGGTGACTCTGCCGTCCGGTGAATGTGCAACATCTAGAACATATATTGAACATGATCAACATCAACGATTACTTCAGTTTTTGATGGGATTAAATGAGAGCTATCTTCAAATCCGAAGTCAAATTCTCATGATGACTCCTCTACCAACTGTGGGACAAGCATTTTCAATAATATCACAAGAAGAGTCTCATCGAGCAATGATTTCTGTGGAAGCTCCAGTTGCAGTGTTTTTCTCTCATCAAAGTCGAAGAGATCCACAACAGAAAGAGGTCCTCAAATGCGACTATTGTAATTGGAATGGTCACACGCGAGCTACTTGCTATCGACTCAATGGATATCCCCCTGGACATAAAATGTTTAAGCCTCAAGGTAAATGTGTTCCTCAGAAAACCTTCATGAAGAATAGAAGGCAACAACTTGATGCAAATGCGATTGAGTGA